The Dermacentor albipictus isolate Rhodes 1998 colony chromosome 2, USDA_Dalb.pri_finalv2, whole genome shotgun sequence genome has a segment encoding these proteins:
- the LOC135910934 gene encoding uncharacterized protein isoform X1, translating into MLPVLCIFAALLGNAMAVYFPPQGVAVYPDVPAVPTVQAAPVAVLQTAAQAVPVTPTVKSSAIVHNVATPYGYRTTGVSYSHRVDAHPVPVRYDYGLVPYGLNYGYGLDSFGYPAVLKK; encoded by the exons ATGCTCCCC GTCCTGTGCATCTTTGCTGCTCTCCTTGGCAACGCCATGGCCGTGTACTTCCCGCCGCAAGGGGTGGCCGTCTACCCCGACGTGCCAGCTGTCCCGACCGTGCAGGCCGCCCCCGTAGCCGTCCTGCAGACTGCCGCCCAGGCGGTGCCAGTGACTCCCACTGTCAAAAGTTCCGCCATTGTCCACAACGTGGCTACCCCGTATGGCTACCGCACAACCGGTGTCAGCTACAGCCACAGAGTCGACGCCCACCCAGTGCCCGTCCGCTATGACTACGGCCTCGTGCCATACGGCCTGAACTACGGCTACGGGCTGGACTCCTTCGGATACCCTGCCGTGCTGAAGAAGTG A
- the LOC135910934 gene encoding uncharacterized protein isoform X2 encodes MAVYFPPQGVAVYPDVPAVPTVQAAPVAVLQTAAQAVPVTPTVKSSAIVHNVATPYGYRTTGVSYSHRVDAHPVPVRYDYGLVPYGLNYGYGLDSFGYPAVLKK; translated from the exons ATGGCCGTGTACTTCCCGCCGCAAGGGGTGGCCGTCTACCCCGACGTGCCAGCTGTCCCGACCGTGCAGGCCGCCCCCGTAGCCGTCCTGCAGACTGCCGCCCAGGCGGTGCCAGTGACTCCCACTGTCAAAAGTTCCGCCATTGTCCACAACGTGGCTACCCCGTATGGCTACCGCACAACCGGTGTCAGCTACAGCCACAGAGTCGACGCCCACCCAGTGCCCGTCCGCTATGACTACGGCCTCGTGCCATACGGCCTGAACTACGGCTACGGGCTGGACTCCTTCGGATACCCTGCCGTGCTGAAGAAGTG A